From the Leucoraja erinacea ecotype New England chromosome 4, Leri_hhj_1, whole genome shotgun sequence genome, the window tccatatccctgcatatccatgtgcctgccttaaagcttcttaaacaccactatcatatctgcctccaccaccacccctggcagcgcgttccaggcacccaccactctctgtgtaaaaaaaacctgccccacacatctccgttaaactttccccctctccttaaaACCATGAGGCCCAGCTGAAAATAGAGCCTGCAGACCTATTCTGTGGCAAACCACCAGAGGGAGCAGGAGATGCAGGAACAGCAATGCTGCAGGAGGTGGacacccagagtgctggagtaactcagagggtcaggcagcatctgcggagaacatggataggtgacgtttcacagagtgctggagtaactcagagggtcaggcagcatctgtggagaacatggataggtgacgtttcaagttggaacCCTCCCCAAACTGGATTTGAAAAAatcacccatcgtttttctccatagatgctgcctgacccactgagttactccagcactctgtgtattttgttttaaactatattctgcactctggtatctttctctttgttCCACCTATAGTATTTGTTCCACCCATCTTGTGTTAGtgggcacacaaacaaaagctctgTACGGTATCCCTGTACACCCAACGATTATaaacctcatcagtctgaagaatggtctcgacccgaaacatcacccattccttctctccagagaagctgcccgtcccgctgagatactccagcattttgtgtctatcttcgaattaaacatctgcaattctttcctgccCAAATGGTCATTTTCAGATTGCAGATCtatgaattttgttttaaataatagactttagagaaacaggcccttcggcccaccgagtccgtgccgaccagcgatccccgcacactaacactatcctacacataccgagcacaatttacaattttacagaagccaattaacctacaaacctgtccgtctttgtgatgtgggaggaaaccggagcacccggggaaaactcaggctggcacggggagaacatgcaaactccacacagacagcagttgtagtcaggattgtcaggacctgccgctgtgaggcagcaactctaccactgcgccaccgtgccaacccttTTGTAACTAAGGGTAATGTACATGTTGCGACTGACAGATCGAAGCACAGATGTGCAATTTGTTCCCATTGGATCATTAAACAATGATGATTAGTTTATACCTTCTTCCCTGTTTCACCCCGgctgttatccggcaactgaaccatcctctcacccactagagagcagtcccatccacctcattggtgaccctcggactatctttgatcggactttgctggctttaccttgcactaaacgttattcccttatcatgtatctgtacactgtgaacagctcgattgtaatcatgtaggaaCAACTTCACCCCCCAGAGCtaatagctgctctgaaccggccctgctgagtgcaccCCACCCCATGAACTGTCACCCTCAGATgatcacgtcgcacatcgacccagCACAGACTATTTGCTGGggtttttttaatcttgtttctctgggtgtctaaatCTTTAATTTTCAGTtaattaagttatgacatcggatggaagctgcataccaaatctcgttgtaccgctgtgcaatgacaatagaatatattattgtaatcatgtattgtctttccgctgactggttagcacgcaacaaaagcttttcactgtacctcggtacacgggacaataaactagactggactggaagcaggtcaggcagcatctcagattcagattcaatttaattgtctgcTTTAAACTCTCGGTCTGGAGTCCGGGTGAAACTCTCGTTGAGGTGCGGATGGGCAGGGTGATTGGTGGCAGCCCGCGGGTCAGTGGCGGTGGGAGTGGCAGAGGACTCTGTGTGGGCTGGACGGGTGCAGGTCAGTCGATCCGTCCACTATAACCAACAATACGTCTAAAGAGGCCCATAACTTTGTAGGTTTAAGGCAATggttcccaacctgggataaATTTACCCCCAGAGGGTAAATATCACCGATCCAGGGGGTAAATGtggtgattctggatttgtacatatttgttctcattgTCTGACTGTGTATGGTTCTGGTATACTGTCCATCATTAGTTGGTCATCAATAAGTGAAGtaatattgttatgtgctattaaagttgcctggggtgaaggggtgaaaaaggttgggaactcctggtttaaggtgagggggaaataatttaataggaatccgaggggtaactttttcacacagagggtggtgagtgtatggaacaagctcccagaggaggtagttgaggctgggactatcgcaatgtttaagaaacagttagacaggtacatggataggactggtttggagggatatggacccaacgcggggaggtgggactagtgtagctgggacatgttggccggtgtgggcaagttgggctgaagggcccgtttccacactgtgtcactctacgaCTCCAATAACGGCGTGATATTGTACGTCACGTGAGCAGCCCTCAGAtctagatcataagatcatgactgataggagtagaattaggcctttcggcccatcaaatccacaccattcaatgatggctgatctatctctccctcctaaccccattctcctgccttctccccacaacccccgacacccgtactaatcaagaatctatccatctatgccttagaaatatccactgacttggcctccacagccgtctgtggcaaagaattccacagattcaccaccctctgactaaagaaattcctcctcaactccttcctaaaagaatgtcctctaATTCTCAACTCTAATTCTTAATCAAGGTGACAGACAGGGGAAAATCccaatgccaaccaacaatcccgaGGTTTCATAGAAAGAACACACCTGGGCTCTCTACCACTGCTTAACAGCACCTTTAACATAAAACGCAGCGAGGTCAGTCAGGGAGAGGCTGTGGATCAGCAGCCAACATCAGGAatatatagatagaaacatagacaataggtgcaggaggaggccattcgaccctttgaggcagcaccgtcattcattgtgatcatggctgatcgtcccctatcaataacccgtgcctgccttctccccatatccctcgactccactagcccctagagctctatctaactctctcttaaatccatccagtgacttggcctccactgccctctgtggcagggaattccacagattcacaactctctgggtggaaaagtttttcctcacctcagtcttaaatgacctcccctttattctaagactgtggcccctagttctggactcgcccaacattgggaacatttttcctgcttgcccagtccttttatatgtttcatgtttctataagatcccctcattcttctaaactccagtgaatacaagcctagtcttttcaatctttcctcatatgacagttatCACAAGACAAACAATCACTAgatattttaaatacttctacAACACAGCTGTAATCCAGGTCATTATACACCATTTCATTGCATATAGGTTTTTTTTGATAAATTTTCCCCACACTTTGATACACAATTCTCATTTTATTAAATTCCTCTGGTTGATTTGAAATACACATGCATTAAAAACCCCGCCAAGTTTGCCAAATTCGGTGTGGTTTTGGAAAGCAATATGTTTGTGGGTTTTGGTTTGGTTCCTTTCCTCGATGTGGCCATTTCTCCCGTCCCTTTACCCTGCGATGCTGTCAATCTGCAGCCACGCACGCCGCAAACACAATGACCCGGCCGACCTTGCTGCGGAGAGGGAGGCCTGCATTGTATCTGCACTGCTCTGCACGTGCGCACAAGACCAGCAACGCAACCCCGCTCCACCCCCCACACCGGTCGCATCTGCGCCCCTACATCATCTGTGCTAAATGGCTTCTCAGCGCACGCAACCGTGCAGCGAGTGTTGCTAGTCTCCCCCCCACCGCACAATAAAATATCGGCTGAGATTTGCAATTATGTCTTAAGGACGCAAATCGCCGAATCGTTGAAACAGCATAATCGATCGTCTCTTCACTGCTGAGATCAGACAATGCGCCACAGAATTAAAACACCAATGTTACCGTGATCTTTAAATGCACCTTACAACACTGTCTATTTTATGAAATTATCAACAGAATGCAATGTTTGCTTCATTTTCAACAGCTCAATGCACATCCCTTTCACTTATTGAAGCAATTATACTTCCCTCCCATTCAATCTTGATTCTTGGCATCGCCATGCACAAACAGTCcataatatagatagatacagatagatacagagtgctggagtaactcagcgggtcaggcagcatctgtggagaacgtggataggtgaggtttcacagagtgctggagtaactcagcgggtcaggacccttcttcagactgagagtcagaggagagggaaatgagagatatcgatGGCatttagaacaaataaatgagagATATCGATGGCatttagaacaaataaatgaaagatatacaaaatgtAAAAGACATATCTTTGTTCTATGTACCATCTacatctcgtttccctctcccctgactgtctgaagaagggtctccacccgaaacgtcacccattccttttctccagagatgctgcctgtcccgctgagcaactccagcattttgtgtccatccggcatctacagttccttcctacacaaaccaaaCATGTAGTCGGCCAACTTCATTGTTGTCCTTGCAAGAGAATACAACTTGTCGTGACATTGGAGTTGTTACTCGCTGGTTTGCGTGCGTGGTGCTGTGGGGGTAGGCTGTCCGTGCATGGAGCCCGGTTTGCGTTGTTGACCCCTGACTGAgcctctgctctcctctccaccctgacaacgcattcccattcccattctaacAGTGAACAGCAAATGGtcatgttgaagaaggaactgcagatgctggaaaaatcgatggtagacaaaaatgctggagaaactcagcaggtgaggcagcatctatggagcgaaggaatagaaacataggaaataggtgcaggagtcggccattcagcccttcgagcctgcaccgccattcgatacgaatgggtgacattacggggcgagacccttatgcccctgtcccacttaggaaacctgaacggaaacctctggagactttgtgccccacccaaggtttccgtgcggttcccggaggttgcaggtagtggaagcaggtagggagactgacaaaaacctccaggaaccgcacggaaaccttgggtggggcgcaaagtctcttgaggtttccgttcaggtttcctaagtgggacaggggcataagggtctcgacccgaaacgtcacccatcccttcactccatagatgcagcctcactcgctgagtttccccagcattgttgtctaccagtAAGTGGTCATGACCTTTAAACATCTATGCACAAAGAGCAAGCATTTAcatcttaaacaaaaaaaaatttaaaaaaatgaggatagacacaaaaatgctggagtcactcaacgggacagggagcatctctggagagaaggaacgggcggcgTTCCTGGTCGAGACCCTGTTTTGTGCACAAACACAAGGAGTGTGGAAGAACTAGCGACTATATTTCAGCCACAGTGTGCAAAACTGCCGCACGGTGTTACTTGTTCAGAGGGTCATTTCATTCAAATTCTTGAGCAGAAACATGAAGATGAACGTAATGCCCAGTCCATCGACTGACGCAGTTTGGCTGATCAACCATCGACTGCTGTTCCTGCAtcttcacccccccacacccccacacccccacccacaccaagaATGGAGCAACGCCATGGGTGCAGCCATCTGACAGTCGACCAAGAACATCGGCTGCAGATACCAGAAGCTCGACaccagaaacatataaaaacccCTTCCAACCCCAAGATGCCTTTCCCTATTATTCAGCCTGAGCTTCCAGCTCACTGGGCAACTAGCAATTAAAACAATATTGCAGCAATGCCGAACAGCCTGGAATTGGCACTCGCTCCTGTCACTGGTACTTCTACAAGCACCAAACACTCACATCATGCACACAATTCAGTGCAGCAAGGAATGAACTCAGAGATGAGCTAGCTGCAGGAACATTGTGGCTGTGGCCCAGAATTACATTGGCAATTGATGCACAGTTTGCCCAGTTTATAGATTCTAAAATCTACTGCAATATATACAAGTTCCTtctccagcacacacacacacacacacacacactgaacatgcacacgcacacacactgaacacactcacgcacacgtacgcacacgcaaacacacacacgtacgcacacacacgtacgcacatacacacacacacactgacacacacacacacacacgtgcgcacacacacgtgcacacatacacacacacacacactgacacacacacacacacgtgcactcgCACTGAACACTCACGCACACGtactcacacgcacacgcaaacacgtacacacactgacactcacacacatgcactcgcACACACtgaacacacgcacactcacatgtacacgcatgcacacacacgcacgcactgacatacgcacacacacatgcatccacatgcacgcacaggcacacacatatacacacgcacttgcacacacactcacacacacggttGCTCTCTGCAGAACACAAGTATTTTTGATTTGCACAATAAACAGTAAAGTTGCGCCTTGTGATGTTGTACACAAACCTGGCGTTGTGGTCTTGGCGCCGTGGAGAGGAGACGGGCATCTTCGCACAGTTTGTTTCTTCAGTGTGAACGGGTTGTGTAGGGCAAGGTGTGAACTTTTACAGCGTCAGGTTCATGTCTAAGTCAGCAAGCTGATGGCGAGACGAACACCAATTCCTTCCGAAAACTCGGCCTCAATGGACCACCAACAACTCGGTGAAAACCAGCTGGCCTTTAACACGGATTGTGAATCCCAACCGATTAGCTCCTATTAAATGGTGACAGCTGATTTGAGTCGAGACTGCCGCACAGAATCTCTACATAGGACCAAAAAAAACACCTAACCTTTCATTTAAGAAAAGTGTTTTTTTAATTCGAGAATAAACATGTACAGATCGCTCTGTGATTCAGCTCGTTACTTCCCGAGTTTGTTGCAAGCGAGAGGAAACACTGACCAGGGGGgggtagaacatacaaaatctCCAACATAGGATTCGCGAGTCTGACACAGACTTCAGTTTTTGGAGTCATTCAAAACCAGAGTGAACATGCAGTAGCGATGAGGGGGACAAATGGAACAAACCCGCACCCCCGCCGTCGCTGCAGATGGAAATCATATTTACATTGAGACCTTTCATCTCCGGAACTTTGAACCTTGGTAATATAAATGACTGGATTTACAAGACTGCTCCTGCCTGGCTCACGGTCACTCTCATGTTGGAATGACTTTGAATCTCCCGTCCTCGACATTTCGTCCCAGTTCTGTCCGCGTCCAGCCAGCCCCAAACCACTCAGGTAAGTCCATGTGCGGCATCTGACCCACCCGAGCTACAACGGGTGTGGGTGGAGAGGGCGAAATTTGATTGTATCTACACGAGGCCGACATTAGGATGGAAAATATTTGAGTGTGTGGGTCTGGAAGAATTGTCTATCAGAATTGCACACAGAACAGGAATTATTCCAGAAATTCATTGCTTCCGATATATAACTGATTTATTCTCCACTTTATATCCAACCCACCCTCTGTAAATCTGTCCATCTGTCCTCTCTTATTTACTGTGCTGTGGGTTTCAGGGCAAGGAATTCTCCCCACGACATTAAACGCCAGAGTTAGGGGTGATGTGATGCTCCGACAAAGATCACAGCTCAGTAATGACGGGAATTAAGTTAAATCTGTCTGATTAAATCAAGGCCAGACACAAAACCCGAGCCATTATCTCACAAATCCACTTCCTTCCAAACCAAGAGTGATGCAGTCGCCAGGTCAGTCATTATAATGTTAAAAACAACGTTAAATAAAAGACATAAGCcttgtttgtaaaaaaaaaaacaaattgggcTCTGATAGTGCAGTAGGCTTCTCTTCATCTACATCATTAAATGACCTCAGTATTTGTTTTTCATTTCTTTACATTATCTGCATGCTCTTCATTACAAAGATATTTTAAGACTCGATCAAGCAAAAGATAGGCTCAACAAAAGGCGGAAATAAAGGCGAGATAGCTAAACCATTCTATGTACAATTCCAATCCAGTTAAATATTCAAgtccttttttttccccttcgaatttttttaaaaaaacagtctttgtttaaaatgaaaaaacaaaacataaatcGGTGAGACTGCAAATGGGAGCAGTGTGGgtagagcagggggggggggggggggaggtgagaccaCTAGtcatctccctctcccacacccagTGATGTCCCCACCTTGTTGAAGTCCGTGGGCAACTTTTTACAGAGTTTACTCCAGAATGTGTTTACTCCGATTCCCGCTTGCCGATGATGCCTGAAACGTGAACATAAACCAGGAGCCATGCTTTGGGGGttttacccccctccccaccccccccccccccccccacccccatccccccatcgcTCCAAGACCGTGGAACGACGGGAAACCAGCGACCATACATGTCCCGCATGAGGGCTGGTGCTTTCGGAAAGTCCACGTTGCTCCCCCAACTATTGCTATCCTCCACGTTGCTCCTCCACGTTTGTATCGGTGGAAGTCCATGCTCATGTTTGTGAGGGAGTTGCCGAGATGGTTGCATTGACCAGAGTCCCCACACGTGGATGGTTCAGTCTCTGCACCTGCCCAACAACACTGAGCGGAACATCTAGAGGACCTTCTCCTTCGCCCAACCCTGGTCCAACTGCAGCCTCTCACATGAAGAACTCGCTGGAGGAGAGGCCGTTCTTGCCGGGGTTGGAAGCGGCGTGGTCTCGGTAGCTCCTGCCCGCCACCTTCTCGTACTTGTCCTTGTAGATGTCCCTCTCCTTGGTCAGCCTGGACACCTCCTGTTTCAGCTGCTCCACCTGTTGCTGGAGCAGGGACTTCTCGCTCTCCAACATGTGTCTCTGCTGGACCCGCTTGTAGCGGCAACTCTGCGCGTAGCCCCGGTTCTTCAATGTCCTCCTCTTCTGCTTCAGGCGGATCACCTCCTCCTTGCTGAAACCCCGCAGCTGGCGGTTGAGTTCCCGAACCGACATGCTGACCAGCTGGTCGTCCGAGAATCGCTCCTCCAGCCGGagatggtggaggtggtggtggtggtggtggtggaggtgatgGGGATTcccctggtggtggtggtggtggccgtTCATGGGGACCTCCTCGCCGGGGAACTGCTGGCCCCTGTACGCTTCCAGGTGGTGGTGGTGCGGGTGGtgggactgcgagctcccgatcaGCGCTTCCACCGCGTCCTCGGGGGTGAGGCTGAGCGCCTCGGGGTTGAGATGTTGGGGATAGTTGGTGATCCAGTACAGATCTTCAAGTTGCTGAGTCTTGGCACTGCAGCCGCTGCCCGGGCTGGCTGCACACAGGCTGGGAGACGAGGGCACCGAGCTACACGGGGTACTGATGGGAGTGGAGGACAAGGAGCCGGCAGGGTTCAGGCGCTGGCAGTAACGCTCCGCCTCGCCCGGCTCCTTCTTCACCTCGAACTTCATCAGGTCAAAGTCGTTCACGTACTCGATGGCCAGTGGGCTGCTGGGCAGCTCAGCGGGCAGTGCCAACTCTGCCGCCATgatcactcatatacacacacacacaatgcacagcCCGCCCGCCccggacagggggagagagggagagagaggggggggagagagtcagATAGGGGTGAAGGGGAATAAAGAGGGTAGGGGTCAAGAGattagagggggtacagagaggagagaggaggagagagggggggggggatagagagggagggggtgggagagagggagggggggtcagacagcgtgggggggggggggcagaagggggtAGAGACGGGTGGGTGAGACAGAGGGGTGGTAGACTGTgtcaggaaggggaggggagtagagtcagagaggggtggaggggagcagagagggtaggggagcagagagggtagGGGCCAAGAGATCAGAGGGGAgatgagaaagagaggggggggagagaggaggagacagcgagatggggagagagagggaggggggagagggggagagggggagagtgagagggtgtggggagagggtgagagtcgGGGTAGAGGGGgtgagagcggggagggggggagggtgtcagAGGGTCCGGTGAAGGAGTgccgccctctctccctctttctctctctccttccttctctccctctccctctctcccggcGCCAGTGAGTTGTGCTCGGCTCCCTGCCTCTGCTCTCCCCGGCAGCGccttgttgtaaggcagcagcagaaTCAGCGCAGATACACGTGTGGAGATTGTTATTCAGCAGCCCCACATCCCCGGCGACCAGTGAAGTTTGCTGGAGTTTGTTGCCTGTGGTTTCTCGCCTTGTCCCGGCTCTGGGTGGCTGGAGATCCGCTCTCTGATGAAGCTTCCCCGGCAGCTCCTGCTCCCAGTCCCCGCCGCTGCCGTCCCTCGGCTCCGGGACAAAAGTTGTTCAGAGTCGGGGAGATTCGAGGGCAACTCGCCCTCGTCGCCGGAGCCTCGCCCTTATGCGTTGGCAGGGCAGAGATGGGCTAGCACGgggcagaggggagaagggaagccTTGTCCCGGGCTGGTGCTGTCAGAGGGAACATTGCTGCCATCTCTCCGCTGCCCAGCGCGATGAATGCCGCTCGCTGCAGCGCCCCACACCTGCCTTTATATAGCGCCTACCCCAGCCCTGCCCACACAGGGGCGGGCCGCTCGGCCCCCACCAATGACTAGCCCCCGCAGCGGGCAACAGGGTGGACAACGATGCTACCTTTCACCCCCTCGCCTCTCACCCCCTTCACCCTCTCACCCCCTTCACCCGCCCACCAACCCCGGCATATACACACGGGTCATTATTCATGTTGCTAACTCAATCACCGCAAACACTGTCTGTAGAAGGACATCCTCCCTCCACACACGCTGCCAGCCCGGCCCGACCCGGCCCgaccagcccggcccagcccaaaATGCCCTTTAAAGACCCAGGCCTGTCCACAACAAACATGGATGCTTTAAGTAactcagacacagagtgctggatagtAACTTTCACAGAGTGCGGagtcagggtcaggcagcatctgtggagaacatggataggtgatgtttcacagagtgctggagtaactcagcgggtcaggcagcatctgtggggaacatggataggtgatgtttcacagagtgctggagtaactcagcgggtcaggcagcatatgtggggaacatggataggtgacgtttcacagagtgctggagtaactcagcgggtcaggcagcatctctggacattagggacaatatacaattaaaaataaagtgaagccaattaacttacaaacctgtacatcttaggagtgtAGGTGgagaccggtgcacccggagaaaacccacacaggtctggagagaaggagtaggagaCCACAAACATCACCAGTCTATTCCCTGCTCGTCTCGAGCACTTTTTGTATTTTGCACAATCAATATTGGTTGGGTATTAAGCGGTTCTGTGAGTTGATTTACAGAGCAGGCGGAGTTGTACAGTGTAGATGCGGCGCGGTCCCACAGACACACGGAACAGCCACACATTGTCCTCGAATCGAATCAAGAGACTGAGTAACGTTGGAACtaaagacagacgcaaaatgctggagtcacccagcggcacaggcagcatctgtggggtgacattccaggtcgagaccctttcttcagactcgacccgaaacgtcacccattccttctgcccacagatgctgcctggcccgctgtgttactccagcattttgtgtcttatcttcggtgtaaaccagcatctgcagttctttcctgttcTGATATAAGTGAACACAATTAAGATTAAACCactggtggtgaatgtgtggaattccgtaacacagacggctgtggaggccaagttcgtttttttaaggcagaggtagatatattcttgatcagtacgggtgtcaggggttatggggagaaggcaggagaatggggttagaagggagagattgatcagacatgattgaatggcggagtagacttgatgggcagaatggcctaattctactatcatttATGACCATATGATACTGGTATATAAACGTCATCCTATACAAATGTAAGACGCCTTTATTTCTAAAGGTTGTTGTATTTCCGGTATTCGTGAGAATATATTTATTGTCCAACATTATAGCTTGAGTTGTCCATTGTGGactctggtctgaagaagcgtctcgacccgaaacgtcccccattccttttctctacagatgctgtatgcctgacccgctgagttactccagcatgttgtgtcttatcttcggtgtaaaccagcatctgcagttcctcccctaaCACAACGTTCGAACTAATATCGATTGCCTCGCAACATCACATCCTCTGAGTTCCTGCTTTAGGAGGCAACGCTGATATTATTAACAGCCTGCTAATTCAATTAATTAcatcaatagacagtaggtgcaggagtaggccattcggcccttcgagccagcaccgccattcaatgtgatcatggttgatcatccccaatctgtaccccgttcctgccttcgccccatatcccctgactccactatctttaagagccctctctagcactctcttgaacgcatgaaccggcctccaccgcccgctgaggcagagaattccacatataattaaaatataataaCAATCCAGCATGTCGGGAGAAAGTTGCCCATCGCTGGGAGGTGGTGGTAAAACAAAACGTGACTGTTGGCAAACTGTCTTGTTTCTCGGACCAAAGATAGCtacagagtgctggactaactcagcgggtcaggcagcatctgtggagaacatggataggtgacgtttcacagagtgctggagtaactcagcgggtcaggcagcatctgtggagaacatggataggtgacgtttcacagagtgctggagtaactcagcgggtcaggcagcatctgtggagaacatggataggtgacgtttcacagagtgcggagtaactcagcgggtcggcagcatctgtggaatatggataggtgacgtttcgggacgaatggAATGCAGTTGCTGCCAACGCTATTTGTTTCCAGCCTCGATGTAATTGGGCATCGTGTAcagaacaaggttaattcccgggatggcgggactgtcatatgctgagagaatggagcagctgggcttgtacactctggagttcagaaggatgagagggtatctgattgaaacatttaagattattaagggtttggatatactagaggcaggaaacatgttcccaatgttgggggagtccagaaaccaggggctacagtttaagaataaggggtgacccatttagaacggagacgaggaaacacttttttcacacagacagttgtcaatctgtggaattctctgcctcagagggcagtggaggccggttctctggatactttcaagagagagctagatagggctcttaaagatggcggagtcaggggatatggggagaaggcaggaacggggtacttactgattggggatgatcagccatgatcacattgaatggcggtgctggctcgaagggccgaattgcctactcctgcacctattgtctatagtcattCAACACTCTGTATTCATAGAGtcgcagagtgata encodes:
- the mafaa gene encoding transcription factor MafAa, translated to MAAELALPAELPSSPLAIEYVNDFDLMKFEVKKEPGEAERYCQRLNPAGSLSSTPISTPCSSVPSSPSLCAASPGSGCSAKTQQLEDLYWITNYPQHLNPEALSLTPEDAVEALIGSSQSHHPHHHHLEAYRGQQFPGEEVPMNGHHHHHQGNPHHLHHHHHHHLHHLRLEERFSDDQLVSMSVRELNRQLRGFSKEEVIRLKQKRRTLKNRGYAQSCRYKRVQQRHMLESEKSLLQQQVEQLKQEVSRLTKERDIYKDKYEKVAGRSYRDHAASNPGKNGLSSSEFFM